Proteins encoded in a region of the Ptychodera flava strain L36383 chromosome 4, AS_Pfla_20210202, whole genome shotgun sequence genome:
- the LOC139131559 gene encoding 4-hydroxybenzoate polyprenyltransferase, mitochondrial-like yields MLLTRLIGEPRLRLLPRQIFYATSLSSLHNNDRGNVICPEWKMNHQMDLAPPGLRTQTYLHTYPWKTGNKLFKHAQCMPALLQSCHLSLKPAAAVNAMPPWLQPYLKLMRADKPIGTWLLYIPCTWSISLAAQPGCLPDLYMLALFGLGAWVMRGAGCTINDLWDRDFDKAVARTKTRPIASGEVSPFQAFLFLGVQLSVGLGVLLQLNNYSIVLGASSLVFVATYPLMKRITFWPQLFLGITFNWGAMLGWAAVQGSCDWTAVLPLYISCIAWTLFYDTIYAHQDKEDDTLIGVKSTALLLGDKTKPWLAGFASVMMGGLTLTGMATDQGFAYYAALALTAAHMATQTLTVDLNESEDCWNKFQSNKRLGLIILAGIIASTVMKKSTEENSKDEKKT; encoded by the coding sequence ATGCTGTTAACAAGGCTGATAGGTGAGCCGAGATTGCGGCTTTTACCAAGACAAATATTTTATGCTACCAGTCTATCTTCACTGCATAACAATGACAGAGGTAATGTTATTTGTCCAGAGTGGAAAATGAACCACCAGATGGATTTGGCTCCCCCTGGGTTGAGGACTCAAACCTACCTGCACACATATCCTTGGAAAACAGGAAATAAGCTTTTCAAGCATGCACAGTGTATGCCAGCATTATTGCAGTCTTGTCATTTGAGTTTAAAACCAGCGGCAGCAGTGAATGCCATGCCGCCATGGTTACAGCCATATCTGAAACTGATGAGGGCTGACAAACCTATCGGTACATGGCTTCTTTATATACCTTGCACCTGGAGTATCAGCCTTGCAGCACAGCCTGGGTGTCTACCGGACCTCTATATGTTAGCCCTGTTTGGATTGGGTGCATGGGTGATGAGGGGAGCCGGATGCACCATCAATGACCTGTGGGACAGGGACTTTGACAAAGCCGTGGCTCGCACAAAGACAAGACCAATAGCTTCGGGTGAGGTCTCCCCGTTTCAGGCTTTCCTGTTTCTTGGAGTGCAGCTCTCAGTTGGACTGGGCGTGCTACTGCAGTTGAACAACTACAGTATCGTACTCGGCGCGTCCTCGCTGGTTTTTGTAGCCACATATCCCCTGATGAAAAGGATTACATTTTGGCCGCAGCTTTTTCTGGGTATCACCTTCAACTGGGGTGCTATGCTGGGCTGGGCTGCCGTGCAAGGCAGCTGTGACTGGACAGCTGTCTTGCCTCTATACATCTCCTGCATTGCATGGACACTGTTCTATGACACCATCTACGCACATCAGGATAAAGAAGATGATACACTGATCGGAGTGAAATCAACAGCGCTGTTGTTGGGCGACAAGACCAAGCCCTGGCTGGCAGGATTCGCATCTGTCATGATGGGGGGACTGACACTCACTGGAATGGCTACAGATCAAGGTTTTGCATACTATGCAGCACTAGCTTTAACAGCTGCTCACATGGCAACGCAGACACTCACTGTGGATCTTAACGAAAGTGAAGATTGTTGGAACAAATTTCAGTCCAATAAACGACTGGGACTTATTATTCTTGCCGGCATCATTGCTAGCACTGTGATGAAGAAATCCACTGAAGAGAATTCAAAAGATGAAAAGAAAACTTGA